From a region of the Oryzias melastigma strain HK-1 linkage group LG4, ASM292280v2, whole genome shotgun sequence genome:
- the LOC112150138 gene encoding tyrosine-protein kinase ZAP-70 yields MSVDPAIELPFFYGSISRSDAEQQLKLGGMADGLFLLRQCLRNLGGYVLSVVWNLEFHHYSVEKQLNGTYCIAGGKPHCGPAELCEFYSKDPDGLVCILRKPCLRPSNTSIKMGVFDKIRVNMLREYVRQTWNLEGEAMEQAIISQAPQLEKLIATIAHEKMPWFHGKINRLEGERRLYSGAQPDGKFLVREKDEPGTFALSVMYGKTVYHYQVVQDKSGKLSVPEGTKFDTIWQLVEYLKMKPDGLVTVLGESCVNGRPSDHTPSVPATRRSNGYTPPPKAAAEALPMDFAGFNPYHNPNDIKKFNISREKLLMDEVELGSGNFGCVKKGVLITETGHVDVAVKVLKSENEKLVKDEMMREAEIMHQLSNPFIVRMLGLCQGDNLMLVMEMAAAGPLNKFLSTKKDTITVENIVNLLHQVSMGMKYLEEKNFVHRDLAARNVLLVNQQFAKISDFGLSKALGADDNYYKARTAGKWPLKWYAPECINFHKFSSKSDVWSFGVTMWEAFTYGGKPYKKMKGPEVIAFIKSEKRMEKPAACPDRMYAVMLECWTYSHEDRPDFKKVEESMRTYHYSISNKPKTEEANGEPVK; encoded by the exons ATGTCCGTCGACCCCGCCATCGAGCTGCCTTTCTTCTATGGAAGCATCAGTCGCTCGGATGCGGAGCAGCAGCTGAAACTGGGCGGCATGGCCGATGGCCTCTTCTTGCTCCGACAGTGTCTCCGTAATCTTGGCGGCTACGTCTTGTCGGTTGTGTGGAACCTGGAGTTTCACCACTACTCCGTAGAGAAGCAGCTGAACGGGACTTACTGCATCGCCGGAGGGAAACCTCACTGCGGGCCGGCGGAGCTCTGCGAGTTCTACAGCAAAGATCCAGACGGTCTGGTGTGCATCCTGAGGAAACCTTGTCTGCGCCCTTCAAACACATCAATCAAGATGGGGGTGTTTGACAAAATAAGAGTGAACATGTTGAGGGAATATGTCAGACAGACCTGGAACCTGGAG GGGGAGGCCATGGAGCAAGCCATCATCAGTCAAGCTCCTCAGCTGGAGAAGCTGATCGCCACAATAGCCCACGAGAAGATGCCTTGGTTTCACGGTAAAATCAACCGCCTCGAAGGAGAGAGGCGTCTTTACTCTGGAGCACAACCAGACGGGAAGTTTCT AGTCAGAGAAAAAGACGAACCCGGGACCTTTGCTCTTTCTGTAATGTACGGCAAAACTGTTTACCACTATCAGGTCGTCCAGGATAAATCAGGGAAGTTGTCTGTACCTGAAGGGACCAAGTTTGACACAATCTGGCag CTAGTTGAGTATCTGAAGATGAAACCTGATGGTCTGGTAACCGTCCTTGGAGAGTCATGCGTCAACGGAAGACCTTCTGATC ATACGCCCAGTGTTCCTGCTACG AGGAGATCAAATGGATACACACCGCCACCTAAAG cTGCAGCTGAAGCTCTGCCCATGGACTTTGCCGGATTCAACCCCTACCACAACCCAAATGACATCAAGAAGTTTAACATTAGCAGGGAGAAGCTGCTGATGGACGAGGTGGAGCTCGGCTCCGGAAACTTTGGCTGCGTCAAGAAGGGAGTCTTGATAACAGAAAC AGGTCATGTAGACGTCGCCGTCAAAGTGCTGAAGAGTGAAAATGAGAAGCTGGTGAAAGACGAGATGATGAGGGAGGCAGAGATCATGCACCAGCTGAGTAACCCCTTCATCGTGCGCATGCTCGGCCTGTGCCAAGGGGACAATCTGATGCTGGTCATGGAGATGGCCGCTGCTGGTCCTCTCAATAAGTTCCTCTCCACCAAGAA AGATACTATAACCGTGGAGAACATTGTCAACTTACTGCACCAAGTATCAATGGGGATGAAGTATCTGGAGGAGAAGAACTTTGTTCACAGAGATTTGGCCGCTCGGAACGTCCTACTGGTTAACCAACAGTTTGCAAAGATCAGCGACTTCGGACTCTCCAAAGCTTTGGGAGCAGATGACAACTATTACAAA GCTCGTACTGCAGGCAAATGGCCCCTGAAATGGTACGCTCCAGAGTGCATAAACTTCCACAAATTCTCCAGTAAAAGCGACGTGTGGAGTTTCGGCGTCACCATGTGGGAGGCCTTCACCTATGGAGGGAAGCCCTACAAG AAAATGAAAGGCCCAGAAGTGATCGCCTTCATTAAAAGTGAAAAGCGCATGGAGAAACCAGCAGCCTGTCCAGACAGGATGTATGCAGTGATGTTGGAGTGTTGGACGTACAG TCACGAAGACCGCCCTGACTTCAAGAAAGTTGAGGAGTCCATGAGGACGTATCATTACTCCATATCCAACAAGCCTAAAACCGAGGAAGCCAATGGAGAGCCTGTGAAGTAG